A genomic stretch from Aminobacter aminovorans includes:
- a CDS encoding ABC transporter substrate-binding protein — translation MRKFSALALTTVAALAVSAFSTQAADYKIGLSNGWVGSEWRTQMIEEAQAAAAAWKEKGVNVEVVVQSANVDVPGQIAHVRNFISEGVNAIIINPNSPTAFDPVFAQAKEAGILVISTDAEVSSPDATYVGIDQKAWGAAGAKWLAETLGGKGNVVAINGVAGHPANEMRVAGYKEVFGQYPDIKIVNEVNANWDQAQGQQAMQNLLATYPDINGVWVQDGMAAGAWKSIIDAKKESSIAATGEIRKDFIDIWTKDKLNSGASVNPPGVMASALNVAVLMLEGKELKEPATAGQYKNAMYLPIPFIDSKNLADAAKAVEGKPGYYSYTSQLSIEDAEKLFK, via the coding sequence ATGAGGAAATTTTCAGCACTGGCGCTCACCACCGTCGCGGCACTTGCCGTGTCGGCGTTCTCGACCCAGGCAGCCGACTACAAGATCGGCCTGTCCAATGGCTGGGTCGGCTCGGAATGGCGCACGCAGATGATCGAGGAAGCCCAGGCAGCGGCAGCCGCCTGGAAGGAAAAGGGCGTCAATGTCGAGGTCGTGGTGCAGAGCGCCAATGTCGACGTGCCCGGCCAGATCGCGCATGTCCGCAACTTCATCAGCGAGGGCGTCAACGCCATCATCATCAACCCGAACAGCCCGACGGCGTTCGACCCGGTCTTCGCCCAGGCCAAGGAAGCCGGCATCCTGGTGATCTCGACCGACGCCGAAGTGTCGTCGCCTGACGCCACCTATGTCGGCATCGACCAGAAGGCATGGGGTGCGGCAGGCGCCAAGTGGCTCGCCGAAACGCTCGGCGGCAAGGGCAATGTCGTTGCCATCAACGGCGTCGCCGGCCACCCGGCCAATGAGATGCGCGTCGCCGGCTACAAGGAAGTGTTCGGCCAGTATCCCGACATCAAGATCGTCAACGAAGTGAATGCCAACTGGGATCAGGCCCAGGGCCAGCAGGCGATGCAGAACCTGCTCGCCACCTACCCCGACATCAACGGCGTGTGGGTACAGGACGGCATGGCGGCGGGCGCCTGGAAGTCGATCATCGACGCCAAGAAGGAATCGTCGATCGCCGCCACCGGCGAGATCCGCAAGGACTTCATCGACATCTGGACCAAGGACAAGCTGAACTCCGGTGCCTCGGTGAATCCGCCCGGCGTGATGGCGTCGGCACTCAACGTTGCCGTGCTGATGCTGGAAGGCAAGGAACTGAAGGAACCGGCAACGGCTGGCCAGTACAAGAACGCCATGTACCTGCCGATCCCGTTCATCGACAGCAAGAACCTCGCCGACGCTGCCAAGGCGGTCGAGGGCAAGCCGGGCTATTATTCCTACACCAGCCAGCTTTCCATCGAAGACGCCGAAAAGCTCTTCAAGTAA